AGCGCCTTGTAGGCGCGTGCCAGGAAGTCGGTGATCACGTCAGAGCGCTTCCAGCCAGGGTGCGACTTCTCGAAGGCGAACTGCGCATCCTTCTGGTCGCCCTCGGCGGGGAAGCGCACGTAGTCGAATTGAATCTCATCCGCCCCCGACGAGGCCACGTACTTGGCCAGCGCGAGGTCGTAGTCCTGGACTTCGGGATGGGAGGGATCGGCCCACACCAGCTTCCCGTTCTCCCGCCACGGCTCGCCGGTGCGGCGCGAGCGGACCGCCAGCTCAGGATGCCGCTGCGCGATGTTTTCGTCGCGGAACAGCGCGATGCGCGCGATGGCGTGCAAGCTGTTCTGGTGCAGGAAGCGGATGAACTTGGGCAGGTTGCGGATGGCGACGTGGCGGTTTCCCACCAGCTCATGCTGGAAAGGAACATTCACTGTCCCGTCGCTGTCCTTGATGTCGAAGACGATGGCGTTGCCGCCGGCCTGGCGCCAGCGGCGGATGAGGCGGATGCCGTTGTCGCTACCGGCCATGACTCCGGTCAAATAGATGGCGCGCACCTCGAAATCACGCGGCCGCGCGACCGGCTTGTCGACGACGGGGGCCCCTTCGAATCCGGGAATGGTCAGCAAGTCGCCCGGCCGGGGCGAGGAATCCTTCAGTCCGTTGGCCTCGCGGAGGGCCGCTTCCAGCTCCGGCACCGTCATGTAGGAGGTGCGGGAGATCCACGCCCGCGCCACCGAGGTCAGACTCTCGCCGCGCTTCAGGCGATGTTGGTCGGGAAGCAAGGCCTCGTCCCGCGTCTCGGCAGGGGCCGCCGGTCTCGCCCTGGGCGGGGCAGGTGGCGCGGCCGGCGGCGCCGACGCAGCCTCCGGGATGAGCGTGGAGAACGGCTGGGCAACGACGGCGGGTTCCGCACCGGTCGCACGCCGGTCGAGGGAGGAAAGCGGTTTTCCCGAGCGCAACAGGGCGCAGGCGACAAGGAAGAGCGCGAGAAGCGCCGCGAAGTGCCGAGAAACGGGGTGCTGGAGCATGAGTCGCGCTGCCGGCCTGGAACTTGCAGCGATGCTAGCACGGGCCACAGACACTCTGGTGGTTACCTTAGACGCTGACCGTGACCACGAAGACGCGCCAAGGGCGCTTCTCCGCCGGTGATTCGAGCAACCTCTGCGGCCGGGTTTCGGTATCCTGACGGCCAGTGTTCGGATCACAGAAGCCGACGATGGTGGCGCTGCTGCTGGTGGCGGCGGCGGCGACCGCGCTGCTCGTCCCCTTCGTGCTCTTCGGGAATGCCTCCGGGCATGACTTCGAGTTCCACCTCGCCTCCTGGATGGATGTGGTCCACCAATGGCACCAGCGGGTGCTGTATCCCCGCTGGGCGGAATTGGCGAACTGGGGATACGGCGAGCCTCGCTTCATCTTCTATCCGCCGGCGTCATGGCTGCTGGGAGCGGCGCTGTCATTGCTGCTTCCGTGGCCGGCGGTGCCAGGGGCGTTCTATTGGATCTGCATGGTGTCGGGCGGTGCCTGCATGTTCCGCCTGGCCCGCGAGTGGCTGCCGGAGAAAGCGGCCATGCTGGCGGCGCTGATCTACGCAGTGAACCCCTATCACCAGTTGCACGTGTACTGGCGGAGTGACTTTGCCGAGCTCCTGGCCAGCGCGATCTTTCCCCTGGTCGTGCTGTACACGTTGCGCACAGGAAAGGGCGAGGCGGGCGCTGCCTGGTGGCTGGCTGGGCTCTTCGGAGCGACCTGGCTCATGAACGCCCCGGCGGCAGTGGTGGTCACGTACTCGGTGGCGCTGTTGCTGGCGGTGACCGCGGTCGAGCGACGCTCCTGGCGCGGGTTGCTGCTGGGCGGCGGCGCCATGGCGCTGGGATTCGCTCTCGCCGCCTTCTACATCCTGCCCGCGGCCTATGAGCAGACCTGGGTGAACATTGGCGAGGTGCTCGCCTCAGGACTGCGTCCAAGCGACAACTTCCTGTTCACCCGGACCAACGATCCGGAGCACACCTGGTTCAACTTTCGCGCGTCCATCATCGCGGTCAGCGAGATGCTGGTCACCGCACTAATGCTGATCCCGGCACGCCGCTTGCGCGAGCGCCGCGACGCCTGGTGGCCCCTGGTGGCGCTGTTGGGCGCCTCCGCAGTACTCATGCTGCGGGTTTCCGCGCTCGCATGGCGTTTTCTCCCCGAGCTGCATTTCGTGCAGTTTCCGTGGCGGTGGCTGCTGGCGCTCAACATCGTCCTGCCGTTGCTGATCGCGGCCGTGGCGGCGAGGAGCAGGCCCGCCCTGGTGTGGATCGGCTGCGCGTTGGTGCTGGCGGGCTGTGCCGTCCGGCTGGGGCACCACGCGTGGTGGGACTCCGACGGCGTGCATGACCTGTACCAAGCGATCCTGGTGCAAGGAAAAGGCTACTTCGGAACCGACGAGTACGGCGTGCGCGGCTCCGACCACTACGACCTCGACGCGCGGGCAGCCAGAATCACAGTCCTGCCCGTGGGAAACGTGGCCCCTCAGGCACAGGTCCATGTGGAGCGCTGGCGCAGCGAGCGCAAAGCCTTCACCGTGCGCAGCGAGCAGCCGGTGACGGTCGTGCTGCGCCTGATGACTTACCCGGCGTGGAAGGTGTCGGTCAACGGCCAGCCGGCGAGCGCGCAGGCGCGGCCCAACACGAAAGAGATGGCCATCGAAGTGCCGCCGGGGACTTCGCGGGTGGAGGTGCGGTTCACACGCACTGCGGACCGGACGCTTGGGGGAGCGATCTCGATCACAGCCGTCGTGCTCTGGCTCCTGCTAGCGTTTCTGCAACACAGACTCTTGGCCCGAGGTGCTTCCCACGACCAGCCCTTTCCGGGCAGCGGGCGGTAGCGGTTCGCTGCGGAATAGTGCTACCCTGTGTCTGATTTTCTGGCCCCCATATGGCTCTAGGCGCCACAGCTGCGACGCCCAAACCCATGCCCGACATCGTCTTCGTGCAGGGGGGAGAGCAGCGCAACCTCAAGCTGGAACGCTCTCCCTTCACCATCGGCCGCAAGACCGACAAGGACCTGGTGATCGCCGACCCGCGCATCTCGCGCGACCACGCGGAGATCCAGATCCAGGGCGACGAGTTCGTCCTGGTGGATGTCGGTAGCCGCCACGGGACGTACGTGAACGGGGCCAAGGTGGAGCGGCAGAAACTGGAGCCCAACGACCGGGTGGAGTTCGGAGCCCGGGGCGGCCCCTACCTGGTGTTCGCACCGACCACAGCCACCACCAGCACGGCGCGCGAGTTCCTGAGCCAGATTTCCGGCATCTCCGTGCCTTCGGGGACGGCTACCTCGGACCTGGAGAAGCTCACGCTCTTCCTGGACGCCGCACGCAAGCTCAACACCACCGGCGTCCTGGAGGAGATTCTGCTGACGCTGATCGAGGCGACGCTGCGCCTCACCGGCGCCGAACGCGGCTACGTCTTCCTGCGCGAAGACGACGGCAAGCTGGCCCTGGCGGCCGGCCGCAACAGCAAGGGCGAGCCGCTGGTGGACGACAGCACGGTGTCGCGCTCCATCATCGAGGAGGCCGCCACCTCGGCTTCCGCCTACCATGTGACCGATACCACTAAGACGGCGGACATCGCCACGCGCAAGAGTGTGATCGCCTACGACCTGCGTACCGTGATCTGCATCCCATTCCGCAAGCTGGCGGTGCAGGGCAAGGCGGGGAGTGCCAAAGCGCCCGGCGAGGCAGCGGTCACCGGCGTCCTTTACATGGACAGCCGTTACGCCTCGCGCGACCTGTCCACGGTCAGCAAGGACATTCTGAACGCGATCGCGACCGAAGCAGCCTCGCTCGTGGAGAACGCGCGCCTGGTGCAGGCGGAAGAGGCGTCACGCCGCTATCAGCAGGAGCTCACCATCGCCGCCTCCATCCAGCAGCGGCTCATGGCGGTGACCATCCCCGAACTCCCGTTCGCCCAGATCCAGGCCAAGAACGTGGCCTGCAAGGACATCGGAGGCGACTTCTACGACGTGGTGGTGACCGAGAGCGGCGTGGCCGTGGTCGTGACTGATGTTTGCGGCAAGGGG
This sequence is a window from Terriglobales bacterium. Protein-coding genes within it:
- a CDS encoding putative glycoside hydrolase, encoding MLQHPVSRHFAALLALFLVACALLRSGKPLSSLDRRATGAEPAVVAQPFSTLIPEAASAPPAAPPAPPRARPAAPAETRDEALLPDQHRLKRGESLTSVARAWISRTSYMTVPELEAALREANGLKDSSPRPGDLLTIPGFEGAPVVDKPVARPRDFEVRAIYLTGVMAGSDNGIRLIRRWRQAGGNAIVFDIKDSDGTVNVPFQHELVGNRHVAIRNLPKFIRFLHQNSLHAIARIALFRDENIAQRHPELAVRSRRTGEPWRENGKLVWADPSHPEVQDYDLALAKYVASSGADEIQFDYVRFPAEGDQKDAQFAFEKSHPGWKRSDVITDFLARAYKAL
- a CDS encoding SpoIIE family protein phosphatase — its product is MPDIVFVQGGEQRNLKLERSPFTIGRKTDKDLVIADPRISRDHAEIQIQGDEFVLVDVGSRHGTYVNGAKVERQKLEPNDRVEFGARGGPYLVFAPTTATTSTAREFLSQISGISVPSGTATSDLEKLTLFLDAARKLNTTGVLEEILLTLIEATLRLTGAERGYVFLREDDGKLALAAGRNSKGEPLVDDSTVSRSIIEEAATSASAYHVTDTTKTADIATRKSVIAYDLRTVICIPFRKLAVQGKAGSAKAPGEAAVTGVLYMDSRYASRDLSTVSKDILNAIATEAASLVENARLVQAEEASRRYQQELTIAASIQQRLMAVTIPELPFAQIQAKNVACKDIGGDFYDVVVTESGVAVVVTDVCGKGVSAALLASILQGMIYTNLTASVPLQRLASTTNEFLMQKSLGEKYATVFIAHLSRQGELEFVNCGHVQPVLVAGGKVERIKESNVPLGLLPGMSYESGKRKLAPGDRLVLFTDGVTEAENGQGEFFGDERLEAAAAQPDPFDAILSEVRNFCAGVPLNDDCTVFELTFRG